In the Quercus lobata isolate SW786 chromosome 5, ValleyOak3.0 Primary Assembly, whole genome shotgun sequence genome, one interval contains:
- the LOC115988738 gene encoding peroxidase 29-like gives MGGCSPLFVLAVVLIGIPFGINGAKLAYDYYKYSCPNLETIVKREMPSIFLTDATAPAAFLRLMFHDCQVQGCDASILLDSDNSKHKPETVSSKNFAIRKRETIGYIKSILENECPGKVSCADIIALAAKESVSFSGGPHIQIPLGRKDSTTSSYQQADASLPPQGIKVHELIHTFASKGMNLEVSIAIIGAHTLGVGHCMNIASRLYDPQPNGHMHYGYEAFLRLKCPTRVPLSNFTFVPNDITPTIFDNQYYRDVLMGKGLFTIDSSISTDPRTAPIVRHFAIDQNYFFQVFSSAFVKLSSTNVLTKGKGEVRKKCSHININ, from the exons ATGGGAGGTTGCTCTCCATTATTTGTGTTAGCAGTAGTGCTTATAGGTATCCCATTTGGTATAAATGGAGCAAAACTGGCTTATGACTACTACAAGTATTCATGTCCAAACTTAGAAACCATAGTGAAGAGGGAGATGCCAAGCATTTTCTTGACTGATGCTACTGCACCGGCAGCCTTTCTCCGGCTCATGTTCCATGACTGCCAAGTCCAG GGGTGCGATGCATCAATCCTGCTCGATTCAGACAATTCAAAACACAAACCCGAAAcggtttcttcaaaaaactttgCTATCAGAAAGCGGGAAACGATTGGCTACATAAAATCAATATTGGAAAATGAGTGTCCTGGAAAGGTGTCTTGTGCAGATATCATTGCTTTAGCTGCCAAGGAATCAGTGTCATTCTCAGGAGGACCCCATATTCAGATCCCTCTTGGAAGAAAGGACTCCACCACTTCTAGTTACCAACAGGCTGATGCAAGTCTTCCCCCACAAGGAATTAAAGTCCATGAATTAATTCATACTTTCGCCTCTAAAGGGATGAATCTTGAGGTGTCAATCGCTATCATCG GTGCACATACACTGGGTGTGGGACACTGCATGAACATTGCTAGTAGATTGTACGATCCACAGCCTAATGGTCATATGCATTATGGATATGAGGCCTTCTTAAGACTTAAATGTCCTACAAGAGTTCCTTTATCAAACTTCACATTCGTTCCAAACGACATAACCCCCACGATATTTGATAACCAGTATTACAGAGATGTTCTAATGGGTAAAGGCTTGTTTACTATTGACTCAAGCATCTCTACAGATCCTCGAACTGCACCCATTGTTAGACACTTCGCCATTGATCAGAACTATTTCTTCCAAGTCTTCTCTTCTGCGTTTGTCAAGCTTTCTTCAACCAATGTTCTAACTAAAGGGAAAGGTGAGGTGAGGAAGAAATGCAgccatataaatataaactag
- the LOC115988742 gene encoding uncharacterized protein LOC115988742 produces MKHEPGKSEEMDTDLLSEELRLREAEAQENQRHVDRTLLEAKKRSSQYQKEADKCNMGMETCEGTREKAEATLAAQKKITAMWELRARKQGWTKAPIKLPRESPSNLHQEPPFKLLQEPPPNLRQKPPIKLRQEPPIKLCGHD; encoded by the coding sequence ATGAAGCATGAGCCTGGGAAGAGTGAAGAAATGGATACGGATCTGTTGTCAGAGGAACTGAGGCTTAGGGAAGCTGAAGCTCAAGAAAACCAGCGGCATGTTGATAGGACCCTCTTAGAGGCTAAGAAAAGGTCTTCCCAATATCAAAAGGAGGCAGACAAGTGCAATATGGGAATGGAGACCTGTGAGGGGACAAGGGAGAAGGCTGAAGCAACACTGGCTGCACAGAAGAAAATCACTGCAATGTGGGAACTCAGGGCTCGTAAACAAGGATGGACAAAAGCTCCCATTAAGCTCCCTCGAGAATCTCCCTCTAACCTCCATCAAGAACCTCCCTTTAAGCTCCTTCAAGAACCTCCCCCTAACCTCCGTCAAAAACCTCCCATTAAGCTCCGTCAAGAACCCCCCATTAAGCTATGTGGTCATGATTAA